A stretch of the Lepidochelys kempii isolate rLepKem1 chromosome 15, rLepKem1.hap2, whole genome shotgun sequence genome encodes the following:
- the RNF215 gene encoding RING finger protein 215 isoform X4 → MPRPARGVCPPEARGGSRRPGESSRPSRGSGRARRRLAGRRRGAARLGPAPAMARLLLPVLLGQVAALGPALARVEVLALREPGQAAPRSPPAGGYTLQGALLGGRPGPGPREEATEGSLVLVGGAEPELEGEGSWIGVVPVGEEQAEIPRGSKEESFTAAVVNKMKRALVLGASALLILALNQNTIRELDVSEVLSKPVIVIQTSDNVTRLLGALLRGLRVTAKITYQAVLLENLGVTLTLWSTCGLSRGGLYGEWQGVICTGENSSRVQLDLKQHILRRLSALKTRRYHPGKHHWSQAHDIDSCAVCLDQFHKNQCLRVLPCSHEFHRDCVDPWLLLQQTCPLCKHNILGESGGWNWRVAPCTAACAGPEASGLSL, encoded by the exons ATGCCCCGCCCCGCGCGGGGTGTCTGTCCGCCCGAGGCCCGGGGAGGCAGCCGGCGGCCCGGCGAGTCCTCCCGGCCCAGCAGAGGGAGCGGGCGGGCGCGGCGGCGGCTCGCGGGGCGGCGGCGCGGcgcggctcggctcggcccggccccggccATGGCCCGCCTGCTCTTGCCCGTGCTGCTGGGGCAGGTGGCGGCGCTGGGCCCGGCGCTGGCCCGGGTCGAGGTGCTGGCGCTGCGGGAGCCGGGGCAGGCCGCGCCGCGCTCCCCGCCCGCCGGGGGCTACACGCTGCAGGGGGCGCTGCTGGGGGGGCGCCCGGGCCCGGGGCCGCGCGAGGAGGCGACGGAGGGGAGCCTGGTCCTG gtgGGAGGTGCAGAGCCTGAGCTGGAGGGTGAGGGCAGCTGGATTGGGGTGGTGccggtgggggaggagcaggcggAGATCCCGAGGGGCAGCAAGGAGGAGTCCTTCACCGCGGCCGTGGTCAACAAG ATGAAGCGAGCCCTAGTTCTGGGAGCATCGGCCCTGCTCATTCTCGCGCTGAATCAGAACACGATCCGAGAG TTGGATGTGTCCGAGGTGCTCTCCAAGCCCGTGATTGTGATCCAGACCTCAGACAATGTCACCCGGCTTCTCGGGGCTCTGCTACG GGGGCTCCGGGTGACAGCCAAGATCACGTATCAAGCGGTGTTGCTGGAGAACCTG GGAGTGACTCTCACCCTGTGGTCAACCTGCGGCCTGTCCCGGGGTGGGCTGTATGGAGAGTGGCAAGGAGTTATCTGCACGGGCGAGAACAGCTCGCGGGTCCAG CTGGACCTCAAGCAGCACATCCTGCGGAGGCTGTCGGCACTGAAGACTCGGCGCTATCACCCTGGCAAACACCACTGGAGCCAGGCCCATGACATTGATAGCTGTGCTGTTTGCTTGGACCAGTTCCACAAGAACCAG TGTTTGCGGGTGCTGCCGTGTTCACACGAGTTTCACCGGGACTGCGTGGATCCATGGCTGCTCCTGCAGCAGACCTGCCCTTTGTGCAAGCACAACATCCTGGGTGAGAGCGGAGGGTGGAATTGGAGGGTGGCCCCCTGTACAGCTGCCTGTGCTGGCCCTGAGGCTTCAGGCCTCTCACTGTGA
- the RNF215 gene encoding RING finger protein 215 isoform X3, whose protein sequence is MPRPARGVCPPEARGGSRRPGESSRPSRGSGRARRRLAGRRRGAARLGPAPAMARLLLPVLLGQVAALGPALARVEVLALREPGQAAPRSPPAGGYTLQGALLGGRPGPGPREEATEGSLVLVGGAEPELEGEGSWIGVVPVGEEQAEIPRGSKEESFTAAVVNKMKRALVLGASALLILALNQNTIRELDVSEVLSKPVIVIQTSDNVTRLLGALLRGLRVTAKITYQAVLLENLKYLQQLWNAILFIALILCTGVIVQAQRQSRQGQPDQDTELDLKQHILRRLSALKTRRYHPGKHHWSQAHDIDSCAVCLDQFHKNQCLRVLPCSHEFHRDCVDPWLLLQQTCPLCKHNILGESGGWNWRVAPCTAACAGPEASGLSL, encoded by the exons ATGCCCCGCCCCGCGCGGGGTGTCTGTCCGCCCGAGGCCCGGGGAGGCAGCCGGCGGCCCGGCGAGTCCTCCCGGCCCAGCAGAGGGAGCGGGCGGGCGCGGCGGCGGCTCGCGGGGCGGCGGCGCGGcgcggctcggctcggcccggccccggccATGGCCCGCCTGCTCTTGCCCGTGCTGCTGGGGCAGGTGGCGGCGCTGGGCCCGGCGCTGGCCCGGGTCGAGGTGCTGGCGCTGCGGGAGCCGGGGCAGGCCGCGCCGCGCTCCCCGCCCGCCGGGGGCTACACGCTGCAGGGGGCGCTGCTGGGGGGGCGCCCGGGCCCGGGGCCGCGCGAGGAGGCGACGGAGGGGAGCCTGGTCCTG gtgGGAGGTGCAGAGCCTGAGCTGGAGGGTGAGGGCAGCTGGATTGGGGTGGTGccggtgggggaggagcaggcggAGATCCCGAGGGGCAGCAAGGAGGAGTCCTTCACCGCGGCCGTGGTCAACAAG ATGAAGCGAGCCCTAGTTCTGGGAGCATCGGCCCTGCTCATTCTCGCGCTGAATCAGAACACGATCCGAGAG TTGGATGTGTCCGAGGTGCTCTCCAAGCCCGTGATTGTGATCCAGACCTCAGACAATGTCACCCGGCTTCTCGGGGCTCTGCTACG GGGGCTCCGGGTGACAGCCAAGATCACGTATCAAGCGGTGTTGCTGGAGAACCTG AAGTACCTCCAGCAGCTGTGGAACGCCATCCTGTTCATCGCCCTGATCCTGTGCACAGGTGTGATCGTGCAGGCCCAGCGGCAGTCCCGACAGGGCCAGCCGGACCAGGACACTGAG CTGGACCTCAAGCAGCACATCCTGCGGAGGCTGTCGGCACTGAAGACTCGGCGCTATCACCCTGGCAAACACCACTGGAGCCAGGCCCATGACATTGATAGCTGTGCTGTTTGCTTGGACCAGTTCCACAAGAACCAG TGTTTGCGGGTGCTGCCGTGTTCACACGAGTTTCACCGGGACTGCGTGGATCCATGGCTGCTCCTGCAGCAGACCTGCCCTTTGTGCAAGCACAACATCCTGGGTGAGAGCGGAGGGTGGAATTGGAGGGTGGCCCCCTGTACAGCTGCCTGTGCTGGCCCTGAGGCTTCAGGCCTCTCACTGTGA
- the RNF215 gene encoding RING finger protein 215 isoform X1, which translates to MPRPARGVCPPEARGGSRRPGESSRPSRGSGRARRRLAGRRRGAARLGPAPAMARLLLPVLLGQVAALGPALARVEVLALREPGQAAPRSPPAGGYTLQGALLGGRPGPGPREEATEGSLVLVGGAEPELEGEGSWIGVVPVGEEQAEIPRGSKEESFTAAVVNKMKRALVLGASALLILALNQNTIRELDVSEVLSKPVIVIQTSDNVTRLLGALLRGLRVTAKITYQAVLLENLGVTLTLWSTCGLSRGGLYGEWQGVICTGENSSRVQKYLQQLWNAILFIALILCTGVIVQAQRQSRQGQPDQDTELDLKQHILRRLSALKTRRYHPGKHHWSQAHDIDSCAVCLDQFHKNQCLRVLPCSHEFHRDCVDPWLLLQQTCPLCKHNILGESGGWNWRVAPCTAACAGPEASGLSL; encoded by the exons ATGCCCCGCCCCGCGCGGGGTGTCTGTCCGCCCGAGGCCCGGGGAGGCAGCCGGCGGCCCGGCGAGTCCTCCCGGCCCAGCAGAGGGAGCGGGCGGGCGCGGCGGCGGCTCGCGGGGCGGCGGCGCGGcgcggctcggctcggcccggccccggccATGGCCCGCCTGCTCTTGCCCGTGCTGCTGGGGCAGGTGGCGGCGCTGGGCCCGGCGCTGGCCCGGGTCGAGGTGCTGGCGCTGCGGGAGCCGGGGCAGGCCGCGCCGCGCTCCCCGCCCGCCGGGGGCTACACGCTGCAGGGGGCGCTGCTGGGGGGGCGCCCGGGCCCGGGGCCGCGCGAGGAGGCGACGGAGGGGAGCCTGGTCCTG gtgGGAGGTGCAGAGCCTGAGCTGGAGGGTGAGGGCAGCTGGATTGGGGTGGTGccggtgggggaggagcaggcggAGATCCCGAGGGGCAGCAAGGAGGAGTCCTTCACCGCGGCCGTGGTCAACAAG ATGAAGCGAGCCCTAGTTCTGGGAGCATCGGCCCTGCTCATTCTCGCGCTGAATCAGAACACGATCCGAGAG TTGGATGTGTCCGAGGTGCTCTCCAAGCCCGTGATTGTGATCCAGACCTCAGACAATGTCACCCGGCTTCTCGGGGCTCTGCTACG GGGGCTCCGGGTGACAGCCAAGATCACGTATCAAGCGGTGTTGCTGGAGAACCTG GGAGTGACTCTCACCCTGTGGTCAACCTGCGGCCTGTCCCGGGGTGGGCTGTATGGAGAGTGGCAAGGAGTTATCTGCACGGGCGAGAACAGCTCGCGGGTCCAG AAGTACCTCCAGCAGCTGTGGAACGCCATCCTGTTCATCGCCCTGATCCTGTGCACAGGTGTGATCGTGCAGGCCCAGCGGCAGTCCCGACAGGGCCAGCCGGACCAGGACACTGAG CTGGACCTCAAGCAGCACATCCTGCGGAGGCTGTCGGCACTGAAGACTCGGCGCTATCACCCTGGCAAACACCACTGGAGCCAGGCCCATGACATTGATAGCTGTGCTGTTTGCTTGGACCAGTTCCACAAGAACCAG TGTTTGCGGGTGCTGCCGTGTTCACACGAGTTTCACCGGGACTGCGTGGATCCATGGCTGCTCCTGCAGCAGACCTGCCCTTTGTGCAAGCACAACATCCTGGGTGAGAGCGGAGGGTGGAATTGGAGGGTGGCCCCCTGTACAGCTGCCTGTGCTGGCCCTGAGGCTTCAGGCCTCTCACTGTGA
- the RNF215 gene encoding RING finger protein 215 isoform X2: MPRPARGVCPPEARGGSRRPGESSRPSRGSGRARRRLAGRRRGAARLGPAPAMARLLLPVLLGQVAALGPALARVEVLALREPGQAAPRSPPAGGYTLQGALLGGRPGPGPREEATEGSLVLVGGAEPELEGEGSWIGVVPVGEEQAEIPRGSKEESFTAAVVNKMKRALVLGASALLILALNQNTIRELDVSEVLSKPVIVIQTSDNVTRLLGALLRGLRVTAKITYQAVLLENLGVTLTLWSTCGLSRGGLYGEWQGVICTGENSSRVQKYLQQLWNAILFIALILCTGVIVQAQRQSRQGQPDQDTELDLKQHILRRLSALKTRRYHPGKHHWSQAHDIDSCAVCLDQFHKNQCLRVLPCSHEFHRDCVDPWLLLQQTCPLCKHNILGNCCGES; this comes from the exons ATGCCCCGCCCCGCGCGGGGTGTCTGTCCGCCCGAGGCCCGGGGAGGCAGCCGGCGGCCCGGCGAGTCCTCCCGGCCCAGCAGAGGGAGCGGGCGGGCGCGGCGGCGGCTCGCGGGGCGGCGGCGCGGcgcggctcggctcggcccggccccggccATGGCCCGCCTGCTCTTGCCCGTGCTGCTGGGGCAGGTGGCGGCGCTGGGCCCGGCGCTGGCCCGGGTCGAGGTGCTGGCGCTGCGGGAGCCGGGGCAGGCCGCGCCGCGCTCCCCGCCCGCCGGGGGCTACACGCTGCAGGGGGCGCTGCTGGGGGGGCGCCCGGGCCCGGGGCCGCGCGAGGAGGCGACGGAGGGGAGCCTGGTCCTG gtgGGAGGTGCAGAGCCTGAGCTGGAGGGTGAGGGCAGCTGGATTGGGGTGGTGccggtgggggaggagcaggcggAGATCCCGAGGGGCAGCAAGGAGGAGTCCTTCACCGCGGCCGTGGTCAACAAG ATGAAGCGAGCCCTAGTTCTGGGAGCATCGGCCCTGCTCATTCTCGCGCTGAATCAGAACACGATCCGAGAG TTGGATGTGTCCGAGGTGCTCTCCAAGCCCGTGATTGTGATCCAGACCTCAGACAATGTCACCCGGCTTCTCGGGGCTCTGCTACG GGGGCTCCGGGTGACAGCCAAGATCACGTATCAAGCGGTGTTGCTGGAGAACCTG GGAGTGACTCTCACCCTGTGGTCAACCTGCGGCCTGTCCCGGGGTGGGCTGTATGGAGAGTGGCAAGGAGTTATCTGCACGGGCGAGAACAGCTCGCGGGTCCAG AAGTACCTCCAGCAGCTGTGGAACGCCATCCTGTTCATCGCCCTGATCCTGTGCACAGGTGTGATCGTGCAGGCCCAGCGGCAGTCCCGACAGGGCCAGCCGGACCAGGACACTGAG CTGGACCTCAAGCAGCACATCCTGCGGAGGCTGTCGGCACTGAAGACTCGGCGCTATCACCCTGGCAAACACCACTGGAGCCAGGCCCATGACATTGATAGCTGTGCTGTTTGCTTGGACCAGTTCCACAAGAACCAG TGTTTGCGGGTGCTGCCGTGTTCACACGAGTTTCACCGGGACTGCGTGGATCCATGGCTGCTCCTGCAGCAGACCTGCCCTTTGTGCAAGCACAACATCCTGG GTAACTGCTGCGGTGAGAGCTAG